ACATCAGCCAAAAGATCACTAGCTGTTGACTCATGGGAATAGGCACACTCAAAAGGTCGAGAAAATCAAATGAGTATGCCTGATCAGCATGATGCAATGAGGCCCACTGATGAAAATTAAGATTCAGCAGAGCGATGCCGACCAGCATGAAGACGCTGCCCAACAGCGTATAGAGGACGAACTTCAACGCGGCGTAATGACGTTCAGCTCCGCCGCCCCACAACTTAATCATGAAATAACTGGGGATCAGCATCAGTTCCCAGAACACGAAGAATAGGATCAAATCCAACGACACGAACACACCCATCGTCGTTGTCTCGAGCGCCAACAAGCACATCATGTACAATTTGACCTGATGCCGAATCGTATCCCATGAGTAGACTACGACCAGAACCGTCAGAAACGCCGTGAGACCGACGAACAGGACGCTAATTCCATCCACAGCCACGTGATAGCTGATACCCAGTGCAGGGATCCATGGCACGCGCTCCGTGAACTGCATGGCGGCCGACTCCGGTACAAAGCGAAGCAGGACAAATATACAAAGAGCAAGCTCCACAAGGGCGATGGTGAGGGCCGCACTCCTGACCGTATCCTCGTCTTCAATCACCCACAGGATAGTGGCCCCGACCAGAGGGAGAAAGAGGATGCAGGACAAAATTGGGAACCCAGCCGTGAGCTCTTCGAGCATAATGATAGCCTGTGTGCCGCTGACCTACATCTGAACGACTAGCTGAACAACCACCGCCAGGAGAAAAAGACCCGCAACAATGATGGCCGCATAGTGGTGAACCATGCCACTCTGCATTTTTCGTCCTTCGCGAGCTGCCAGATGGTTGCCATATCCAATGACATTCAACCCGGCATAGACAATGTACTTCTCAATCCACGTTGACCCAGCGGCGCCCCAATCGGCGAGTCGACCTACCGCGCGCACCACACCGTCGATGACGGTGCGATCAAACCAGTACAATGCCATACCGAGGCGTTTCGTCGGCTCGACGAACAGCAGGTCATACAACTCATCGACATAGTATTTGTTCAAGAGCGTTCGATACATCCCCGAAAACTTCTCCGCCCAATTGTCTGCAGTGACCGGACTTACCGCATACAGGAAATGGGCGAGTCCCCAGCCGATCACGGCAATGGCGACCGCCAGACCCATTAACAGAAATACCAGCCCTGTGCTGGCCTCATGTTCTTCCGCAACTCCGACAACCGGAGCCAAAAATCCATGCAGCCACCCATGTTCCGGAGGAAACCCGAGGGCTAATCCGCCCACTCCGGATAGAAAGGCCAGCACCATCAAAGGTGCGACCATGACCATGGGCGACTCATGCACGTGCTCTTCCGCATGGTGATCCATCCTCGAAGAGCCATAGAACGTGAGGTACGTGAGCCGAAACATGTAAAACGATGTCATCAATGCACCAATCGCGGCCATGGTATAGAGGAGGTAGTGATGATTCATGAAGGCGTGGGCCATGATTTCATCCTTGCTCCAGAATCCAGCTAGAGGAGGCAACCCAGCGATGGCGATCGTACCAATCAGGAAGACACGATAGGTCCAGGGAATACGCTTGCTTAGCCCACCCATCTTCCGAATATCCTGTTCCCCGGATAGTGCGTGAATGACAGATCCCGCAGCCAAAAATAGCAACGCCTTAAAGAACGCGTGGGTCATGACATGAAATACCGCTGCGGTGTAGGCACCAACCCCGCAACCCAGGAACATGTATCCCAGCTGGCTCACAGTGGAATAGGCCAACACGCGCTTGATATCGGTTTGGACGAGTCCGATGGTCGCGGCAAACAATGCGGTGCCACCACCTACCAACGCCACCACGGACATGGCAACGGGAGAAAGATCAAAAATCACGTGGTTCCGCACGATCATATACACACCCGCCGTTACCATGGTAGCCGCATGAATGAGGGCGCTGACCGGTGTTGGACCTTCCATCGCATCGGGCAACCACGTGTGAAGAGGCAATTGCGCCGACTTGCCTACGGCTCCCACTAATAGGCATAAGGCAATCGCTGTGGCCATCTCCGGAGACAGTTGGCCGACCTGCGCAAAGACCTTGGTATAGTCCAGGGTACGGAAGTTGACGAACACTAAGAAGATGGCGACCAGAAAACCTGCATCCCCGATTCGGTTGACGACAAATGCTTTCGTCGCAGCTTTCGCGGCGGAGACCTTGTCATAGTAATAGCCGATCAACAGATAGGAACAGAGCCCTACCCCCTCCCACCCGATGAAGAGCACCAAATAGTTGTTCCCCATGACGAGCAGGAGCATGGAGACCATGAACAAATTCATATACGTGAAGAATCGTGTAAACCCGGCTTCCCCATGCATGTATCCGACGGAATAGACGTGGATCAGAAAACCTACACCGGTGACGACCAGCAACCAGGCACAGGTTAACGGATCCACCAGATAGGCAAGACTGACTGTCAGATCCCCCCCAAAAATCCATTGGTAAGCGATCACTTCGTGCGTCGTTCCAGTCCGCAATACATCCGTGAATACTGCCAGCGTGCAGAGAAACGACAGCCCGACCGATCCCCATGCGAGCCGATGGGCCATATCACGGGAATAACGACTCCCGAGCAGGCCGTTCAAAACGACTGCGGTCAACGGGAAAATCGGTATCAGTTTAATCAGCAAATCGGTGAGGTTCGACACGATATCCTATAGTTCTCCGTATCTTATGTCAGGGAATCATTCCCCAGATGGCCAATCACCTTGGAATCCTATGGGCGGGAATGACACACCGCGTAGGGAGCCCTCTGTTCTTCAACGATATCCCGCTACAGTAGTGTCCCAACGTTTTTGTCGTCATGAGATGAAACACCTTAATTGGCTTGATGTTCGAAGTTTCTCAACCTGGTGCCGACTTCAATCGCGCACCGAAATGCATGCTTAATCGAATCAATCACTCGCGAGATACAAATTGCTATTTTCCTCAACGTTGGGACAGCACTGATCCCGCTACCACTTTAAAAGGTTCATCTCATCAACATTAGTTGATATCTTGCCCCGAAAGACCACAATGATAATGGCCAGACCGACGGCGGCTTCACCAGCAGCAATGGCAATGACGAAAAGAGCGACCAGCTGTCCCGCCATAGATTCTAAATAGTGCGAAAATGCTACAAGATTAATGTTGGCGGCATTCAACATCATCTCAACCGACATGAGAACAATGATGAAATTGCGCCTCACAAGTACGCCAAGAAGCCCGGTTATGAACAATACGGCGCTCACCGCTGTGTAGGCAGAAAGGGGGATCATAAACGTTCTTCCTTGGGGTCCAGAGGCTTCGGCGTTTTGGCAAGGACAATGGCACCGATAATCGCCCCGAGCAGAAAGATACCGACGATTTCGAACTGCAAGATGTGGTCGCTGAACATCTTGATACCGACTGCATAGGTATCACCGTCTTGCAGTACTGCGCTTGCCGGAGCAGTACCCTTCGCACCATCGAACGGAGACTGCAGGAGGAGGAACAGCACATACACCGCCCCCAGGACCGCGGGCCCGACAAAATACAGAGCCGATGAATGGAAATAGCGTTCATCCGTTTTTAAATTCATCAACATCAACACAAACAGGTAGAGCACGAGAATGGCTCCGACATAGACAATGACCTGCACAGCCCATAAGAACTCTGCGTTCAAAAGGATGAACAGCCCTGACACGTGCAAAAGTAAGGCAAGTAGCGCGAGCGCGCAGTGAACGGGGTGGCGTAAGGACACCGTGAGGACGCCGGAGGCAATACTGACCAACGCGAAATACGCGAAAAACACCAACATCATGTGTTCAGCTCAGCTTAGATGCCTAGGAGGTTGTTGGGTAGCCTTCTGTACCGACTGAGGAAAGTAGTACCGGTATTCCCGGCTCTGCTCCACATCCTTTTCCTGATTATGGGCATAGAGGTATTTCTTCCCATCCTCAAGATAGCGCTCGCCGATATCATAAAGCCGCTTCTTATCGAACAACAGACTCCGTTTATCATGCGTCGAATATTCGTACATCTTGGTCATCGCCAATGCGTTGACCGGACAGGCCTCGACGCAATAGCCACAGAACACGCATTTCGTGATATCAATATAGAATTCACTTGCGTATCGTTGAAGGGGGCGGGTCGTATCCTCCGCACTGATCACCTTGATGCAGTGAGACGGGCACGCGACTTCACACAGATCACAACCGACACAGCGCTCCTGTCCGTCATCGTACCGAAGCAGACTCAGCGCTCCTCTGTGTGTATCAGGGATCGTTCGTTGCTCACGCGGATACTGAAACGTCATCGGCTTATGAAGCATGTGCCGAAAGGTCACTTTCATGGCGTCCCAGATCTCATAGAACAACGCTGCATGAAGGAGTTTCTTTGTCAGGGCAGCGACACTCATTGCAGCTCCTCGTCACAAACCAGTCACTGTACACATCCACTTACACCGGTTCAATACTGACCCACATCTGTTTGAACGACGGTACACCCGTCGTGATATCGATCGAAACCGTCAGCAAATCTTTCACAGGAGGTTCATTGAAATGTTCAGGGAAAAAACATGTACCTGGCGCGATGGATGGATCGGGCTGCACTGCAAGCTGAAGCGATCCACGATCAGAGATCAGCCGCACCTTCGTACCATCCTGCATCCCCAGACGTTCCATATCCCGTATATTCATCCGCAATTTCCCGGTGTTGGGAGCAATCTTGATCAGTCCGGATGCTTGCGTCGACAGCTTTCCTGAATGCATCAACAACTGCCCCATGATCAACATAAAGGGGCGTGCACGTTCCACAGAGGCTTGGCTCGTACGGTAACGACTTTTCACCTCTTCCACATACCCATTGGACAGATGCTGATCGAGCGCGGGCGCCAATTTTCGAGGTTGACCAAGATTATAATACCCGGGAAGGAGCTTCATGATTTCGCTCTGAATATCGTTGGCTGATTGGTATTCCCATCGGCAACCCATGGCATTGGCGAGGGCCGTCATGATGTGCCAGTCAGGCAAGCTTTCTCCCAAGGGATCCATCGCTTGGCGAATCCGAAGAACGCGACCTTCAAAGTTCGTAAAGGTCCCGTCCTTTTCTGCATAGGTACAAGCAGGAAGCACAAAATCGGCAATCTTTGCCGTCTCAGTTAGAAAAGGATCTTGCACGACTAACAGTTCCAAACGCTCAAGTGCAGCCCGTACTTCCATGGAGGCAGGGAACGTTGCCAGAGGATTTTCCCCGAGCACGTAGAGGGCCCTAATCTGGCCACTCTTACACTTTTTCAGAATCTCAACCAGATGTGCTCCCGATCCGATCGAGGGAAGCGACACGTCCCATGCCCTGGAAAAACGGTCCCGAGCGGATGGGTCATCAAAACGAGCCTGTCCGGGGAGGAACTCCGGGGCCACGCCCATATCCACAGCCCCCTGCTCGTTCGGCTCTTCGGTCACGGTATTCACACCACACCCCGGTCGCCCGATCTTCCCGGTAATCCAAGCAAGATCCATCAGCTTGAGGATGTTCTGATAGCCATTCGTTCTCCTGACAATCCCTTCCGCACACAGAATGATGGATCTTGGCGATTCGGCAAAAATAGAGGCGATGTCTTTGAACGTCTCAACGGTGAGCCCTGTCTGAGCAGAGACATCTTCCAGCGTTAAATTCGCTACCGCATTCTTAAGCTCTTCAAACGCCGCAGGATGTTTACTGACAGCTGCTTCGTCCACCAGATCATAGGCAATCGACGCCTTCACGAGGCCATCGATCACCGCTCCTTCGCTTCCGGGCTTGATCAAGAATGGATGCGATGCCAGCTTGGCCATATTCGTGATGGCACTGTCGAGCGTGACGACCTGAGCCTTGTAGACCCGGATCGCCTCTTTGATTCGTACGGCGGTCAACGGGTTCGTTTCCGTGATGTTGGAACCAATCACAATGATGGCCTTCGCCTTCGTCAAATCCTCCCAATCGTTCGATGTCCTCCCTACTCCGATGGCATGCTTGGAGGCGAGCACAAAATTCATGTGCCCATAGCGCGCACTGCTGTCGAGCTGGTTTGTGCCGAAACCGGTGCGCATCAGCTTTTGGAACACATACAGCTCTTCGTTGGTGCAGCGCGCCGTCGCCAAGCCCGCGATGGCATCAGCACCATGCTTTTGCTTAATCTCGGTAAACCGATCTACCAGGGCGTGCATGGTCTCCAACCACGACTTTTCGACCAATTGGTCGCCTTCACGAACCAACGGCTGCACAAGCCTGTGCTGACTATCGAGATACTCGAATCCAAAACGCCCCCGTACACAGAGCCCTCCGTGGCCCTTCGCAGTTTCAGAACGATCCCCCCATTTATTTTTCCAGGACAATGGAGATGAGACGCGGATCACTTCCGTATCCTTCGTTTCCAAGTGCAGCTGACAGCCATCCCCACAGTAATTACAGGTCGTGGTCGTCTTCTTCATCTGCCAGGGTTTGTACAGATACTTGGAAAACTTGTTCGTGATCGCTCCAACGGGACAGACCGCTAGGCAATCCCCGCAGAATTCGCAGTCGAGAGCCAGGTCGCCTTTCGGGACCACCTGATTGAACCCACCCTTCTTCATGAACTGCAGCGCGTCGATCATCAACACATCTTTGCAAACATTGATGCACTCTGCGCACGCGATGCAACGATTCATATTGAAATCAAGGACCGGACTACGCGTGTCCTCCGGGATGAATTTCTGCTTGGCGTTGGCCAGGTTTGTTACCCCGTGCTGGAAGGCCATGTCCTGTAATTCACAGTGCCCATCTGCATCACATACCGGGCAATCAAGAGGATGCACGGAGAGATGTTTCTCGACGGCTTTCTTACGCGCCAGGAACAAGTCCTCTCCCTCCGTTCGGATCACCATTCCCGCTGCTGCCTTGGCCGTACAGGAGCGCACAGGGGCCTTCTTCCCCTCTTGCATCACCAGACACATCCCGCAGGAACCGAACGGATCGAACGTGTAGTGGTAGCACATGGCCGGGATGATCTTGCCGGTCATTGAGATGACGTCATACAACGACACGCCATCCTTAGCCGTCACCGATTTTCCGTCGATGCTCAGCTCGATCGTTGTCGATTCAACATCGGGGTTCGTAGCTGGCTTGAGTCCCATCGTGTTACACCCTGTCTCGGCTTCTTTCCTTATCCGTGCCCACTACCGACCAAACACTGCCTATCTCCCGCACGCTTCACCACGCAGTCTTATCGATCACATTCACCCATTACAATATCGTAGGTACCAAAAATCGTACAGGCATCCGAGATCATATAACCTCGAGCCATGTGGTCAAACGCACCCATGTGCACGAACGATGGGGCGCGGATCTTCAGCCGATATGGCTTTCCACCTCCCGTACTGACGATGTAAAAGCCCAGCTCGCCCTTGTGTGCCTCAGTCCCGCAGTAAATTTCTCCAGGCGGCGCATCGAACCCCTGTGAAAAGAGTTTAAACTGCTGGATCATCGCCTCTAAGTTGGTGAAGACTCGTTCTTTCGGCGGGAGGGTCACGCTTGGAGCATCCGCCATAATGGGCCCTTCCTGCATCTGTTCCAGACATTGCCGAATAATTTTGACACTTTCATAGAGTTCCATCACTCGGATCCAATACCGATCATACGTATCGCCGTTTTTCCCGACCGGCACGCTGAACTCACACTTTGGATACGCGCTATAGGGTTCATACTTGCGCAAGTCGTAGTCCACCCCTGATCCGCGGAGCACAGGGCCGCTCAACCCAAAACTAACCGCGTCTTCGGCAGAAATGACGGCAACCCCTTTCGTACGCCCGATCCAAATGCGGTTCTTCTCAAGGAATACCTGATATTCATCGATCTTCGCCGGGAAATAGTCTAAAAACTGTTTAAGCTTGTCGATCAACGCCGGCGTCAAGTCACGCTCCACCCCGCCGATTCGATACCAACTGGTTGTCAGGCGAGCGCCGCACAGTTCGTTGAACCAATCGAGCAGTATTTCTCGATCCCGAAACGTATAAAAAAAGACGGTCATGGCGCCGATATCAAGCGCCTGGGCACCCAGCCAAAATTGGTGACCGATAATGCGTTGGACTTCCGCGACAATCGTTCGAAGATATTCCGCCCGCTCCGGCACCTGCAGGTTCAAGAGTTTTTCGACGGCACGGCAGTAGGCAAAGTTGTTATACATCGCGCAGACGTAGTCCAACCGATCCGTATGTGGGATGAATTGATGGTAGGTTCCGTCTTCTGCGAGCTTTTCGACCCCACGATGGAGATAGCCCATCACCGGAGTAGATTTCACCAGCCGCTCCCCCTCCAACTCGAGAATCACCTTCAGCACACCGTGCGTACTTGGATGCTGAGGCCCCATATTGAGCAAGAGCTCCTCGGTTCGCAGCGTCGGAAGGCTCTCGCTTTCCGGATGCTCTGGATCGATCTTATAGACGGTGGTTCTTTGGTCTTCGAAAGCCATATACTTTCAGAATCCTACCGGGACACTTCATCCAGAAATTCAAACGTGTCTCGCCAGCCCTTGCCACGCAAGGGAAAATCTTTTCGCAACGGATACCCCTCGGTATAATCATCCGGCATAAGGATTCGACGGAGATCCGGATGATTTCGGAATCGGATACCCATCATGTCATAAACCTCGCGCTCCATGAAGTCGGCACCTTTCCAAAGGTCCGTCAAGGAATCAACCGCGCAATCCGACTCAGACACTCGAGTCTTGAGCCTGATACGATGACGTTTTCGAATGGAGTAGAACTCCCACACAACCTCGAATCGTTCTTCATCATCCGGCCAATCGACGGAGCTCACGTGGACGATGTAGTCAAAATCCATCCATGGATCGTCTCGCATGAACTGGGCAACCTCATGAAGCTTGTCCCGCGAAACGGCCACAACCACATCACCGCGCCATTCCCCCAAACTGGTAATTCCCGACGAAAAAGCCTGTTGAATTCGATCGAGTAATGGATGCATGCGATGGTCAGACTTTCAAATTCGCCTTGATCTGATCAGGTTGAGTCACAAACACGCGCTTCTGCATAATGCGCTCTTGTAGTTTGAGAATCCCATCCAACAGGGCTTCCGGAGTCGGAGGGCAGCCGGGCACATAAATATCGACGGGAATGAATCGATCCACTCCCTGCACAACGGGATAGCTGTCATAAATATTGCCCGAGGTGGAACAGGAACCCATTGCAATCACATACTTAGGCTCCGGCATCTGATCGTAGATCTTTCTGATCACCGGCGCCATTCGACGGCATACCGTCCCGGCGACAATCATCAAATCAGACTGCCTGGGGGAACCGCGGAACACGCCCGCCCCAAATCGGTCCATATCGTACCGTGAAGAGACGGCGGCAATCATTTCAATCGCACAACAAGCCAGACCAAAAGTCATAGGCCAGAGGGAGCCCTTTCTCGCCCAGTTCACAGCTTTTTCCAGAGAGCCTGTAATGACGTCCGGAGCCCCATCTTTTTCATGTCGTCCTAACTGAATCAGTCCCATACAGCCCTCAGTCCCACTCCAATGCCCCTTTGCGCCAAGCATAGACGTATGCCACGACGAAAAGGCCGATAAAGATGAGCATCTCGACTAGCCCAATGATCCCAATCTTCTTAAAAACAACCGCCCACGGGTAGAGAAAGATGACCTCAATATCAAAAATGACAAACAGCATCGCAAAAATGTAATACCGGACAGGGAATGGCATGCGCGCATCGGAAAATGGTTCAGACCCACACTCATAAGTCGTCAATTTTTCTGGTTCCGGGTACCTAGGTTGAACAAAATGACTGATGAGCAACGTCACCATTCCAAATATCAAAGTCACAAAAATAAACAGAAGAATTGGGAAGTACTTAGTCAGGTACGCAATGAGAATTTCAGCGCCGTCCATCCCCATCTTCTTTCACAAAGCATTGACCTGGAAAGGGTATTCCTCAACCGATTTGAGGAATCTTAGTGCCCAGCTCTCGGGGATAGCAAGAGAACAAAGGACCTAATTGCCATCGAGCCGAAAGCCCTAGCAATAAATGACAGGGCGTGGGGCACCGTTGCGAGGGCGTCACTGGCCTTCTACGGAATCACCCCTCTGAGGCTGGATCCTGATTGACATCTGGATCGATGCGAGAAGGCTCGGACCTGAACGGCTGGGCACCATCCCATTCTATTTGTAAGGGAGAAAAGATCTTGATCGTTCGGCGCCGGTGGATCTGTGTCTCGATTCGATGCTTCGTGCTGAACCACTTAGCTAGGGAGACTGGTTGCTTATGCGTCTTCACGTCTTCAGCACTCCGACAAGATTTCTGGGGAGGATGCCCCTGCACTCCCTCCGACCTCAAGGTAACACTGAGAGGAAATGCGGGTCAAACTCGATCAATCATGCTCAAATTCTTGACAATGCAGCGCCTTTTGCTATGGTTTTCCAAAGGACTCTAGCCTAAAAGGAACGACCTATGAAAACCGTGGCATGCCTTGTCTTAATCCTGTGTCTGAGCCTGAGCGTCTCACTCGATGGGGCACACGCCCAGGTTTCAGAGGTCGAATCCGTTCGGTTGGGTGATCGCGCGCTGGCATTCGCCAGCGGCTCCATCCAGAAAACATCCTCAATGGACGGGACCGTGAACTTGGTAACCGGCGATAATCAATCCTCGGGTAATCGAATGCTCTTGGGCAGGCAAGACCCGCTCTATCTTAAATTAAACAACTCAACTGACGTGGCAGTTGGAGATCTCTTTACGGTCTATCGCCGGGTTCGGAAGGTGTTCCACCCAGTCACTGGAGAATACCTTGGTTTTGTTGTGAATCGATCGGCAATCGTGAAAGTCACGGCTGCCAGTCATGCCCTTACCACAGCGAAGGCCGTTATCAGCTACGGACCTATCTCTCCAGGCGACCGAGTAGTGCGGTTTGTTGCTCAAACGGCAGATATCGAACCAAGCCCCGTGGAACACGTTTCCGATCTCGAAGGGATGATCGTTGAACTCCAAGCGGACCGATCGATGACGCTGGTAGCCCAATCGAATGTTGTGTACTTGGATCGAGGGTGGGAAGATGGATTGAAATCCGGCGATCTTCTCGATATCCAGCGTCAGAGCGCAGGACTTCCTCCGCGAACAATCGGCCAACTCAAGGTGCTGACGACTGAACCACGCACCGCTGTCGCCAAAGTCCTGAGGGTCACTACTCGGGTTATGAAAGGAGATCGGTTCAAGTTCCTTGAAGCCTCCAAACCTATGCTGCCGCCCGTCGCAACAAACGAGGACTTGTCCGCGACACAACAGGCGACAGAAGTCACTCCGGTTGATCTGGTATCCGGCAAGCTGGCAATCCAGGATGAGGCTGGTCAGAGCCGTCTCAATCTTGGTGAAATGGCCAAGTTCCTGCGCTACGACTCTGGAGACGCGGCCATTAAAACTGAAAATTACCCGATCCTGGATCAGTTGATCGAATACCTGCGGACCACTGACGATATGAGGCTGATCCGAATCGAAGGTCATACGGATAATGTAGAGATCGGCCCCTCTCTCAAATCCCGGTATCCCAACAACTTGGAATTGTCTAAGGTACGCGCCAACGGGGTCCTTCGGTATCTGCTGGAGAAAGGTGGAGTGGAGCCATCTCGTCTTAATGCGGTGGGGCTTGGGGACACCAAGCCAGTGGCCACAAATTCTGTTGAGGAAGGTCGTACGAAAAATCGGCGGGTGGAAATTCTCCTGTACAATCCAGTCGCTGATCCTTCAACGCCTACATCCGATGCAAACACTCACGCACAATCTTCGGGTGGCAATCTTTCAACTCTAACTGCACGTGATAGCGACGACCAACAGACCTCCGCTCATGCCGGTTCAGACGATCCCGCTCGTTCGGGAACCCTGTCGCTGGGTGATTCTTCACAAACTTCTGGAAGCGATGGGTCAAACACGGACAACGGCTCTGATCCGAGTGGTCCACCGACGGCAGACACAGATAAGCAAGATCTGCCTCAACAACCCGCTACCGGGACACCAGCGGACTAGTTTCAACCGAAACCAGGAGCTCTGCGAAAGTGAAGTTCCTGGTTTCCCTCCATGCATCAACCAAACCTCTCCAGCAGGCATGCCGCGATACCCGATGTTCTTCGTAGTTCTTCACTGATAGAATGCAGAATGGTTTCCGATACAGACTCGACCGCCATGAGGCGAAGTAATCCGCTCTATGCGGATGTCATTGTCCCACGTCATATCGAACGAGCTTTCACCTACCTAGTTCCCTCCACTTTAGCTCAAGCCATTAGCGTTGGAAGCCGTGTCCTTGTTCCATTTGGCCGTGTGATGCTGGAAGGAGCGGTTGTTTCGCTCACGCATGAGCTTCCAGCCGAGATAAGAACCGCCTCTCTTAGGGAAATCTCTTCTCTCGTACAGGATGGACGGAATCCGTTACTGTCCCCCAAGCTGTTCCAACTCTCTCGCGACATTGCTTCCTACTACGTTGCACCTTGGGGACAATGTCTTCGACTAGTATCTTCCCCA
The sequence above is drawn from the Nitrospira sp. genome and encodes:
- the nuoD gene encoding NADH dehydrogenase (quinone) subunit D — its product is MAFEDQRTTVYKIDPEHPESESLPTLRTEELLLNMGPQHPSTHGVLKVILELEGERLVKSTPVMGYLHRGVEKLAEDGTYHQFIPHTDRLDYVCAMYNNFAYCRAVEKLLNLQVPERAEYLRTIVAEVQRIIGHQFWLGAQALDIGAMTVFFYTFRDREILLDWFNELCGARLTTSWYRIGGVERDLTPALIDKLKQFLDYFPAKIDEYQVFLEKNRIWIGRTKGVAVISAEDAVSFGLSGPVLRGSGVDYDLRKYEPYSAYPKCEFSVPVGKNGDTYDRYWIRVMELYESVKIIRQCLEQMQEGPIMADAPSVTLPPKERVFTNLEAMIQQFKLFSQGFDAPPGEIYCGTEAHKGELGFYIVSTGGGKPYRLKIRAPSFVHMGAFDHMARGYMISDACTIFGTYDIVMGECDR
- a CDS encoding NADH-quinone oxidoreductase subunit C, with the protein product MHPLLDRIQQAFSSGITSLGEWRGDVVVAVSRDKLHEVAQFMRDDPWMDFDYIVHVSSVDWPDDEERFEVVWEFYSIRKRHRIRLKTRVSESDCAVDSLTDLWKGADFMEREVYDMMGIRFRNHPDLRRILMPDDYTEGYPLRKDFPLRGKGWRDTFEFLDEVSR
- a CDS encoding NADH-quinone oxidoreductase subunit B; translation: MGLIQLGRHEKDGAPDVITGSLEKAVNWARKGSLWPMTFGLACCAIEMIAAVSSRYDMDRFGAGVFRGSPRQSDLMIVAGTVCRRMAPVIRKIYDQMPEPKYVIAMGSCSTSGNIYDSYPVVQGVDRFIPVDIYVPGCPPTPEALLDGILKLQERIMQKRVFVTQPDQIKANLKV
- the nuoL gene encoding NADH-quinone oxidoreductase subunit L — its product is MSNLTDLLIKLIPIFPLTAVVLNGLLGSRYSRDMAHRLAWGSVGLSFLCTLAVFTDVLRTGTTHEVIAYQWIFGGDLTVSLAYLVDPLTCAWLLVVTGVGFLIHVYSVGYMHGEAGFTRFFTYMNLFMVSMLLLVMGNNYLVLFIGWEGVGLCSYLLIGYYYDKVSAAKAATKAFVVNRIGDAGFLVAIFLVFVNFRTLDYTKVFAQVGQLSPEMATAIALCLLVGAVGKSAQLPLHTWLPDAMEGPTPVSALIHAATMVTAGVYMIVRNHVIFDLSPVAMSVVALVGGGTALFAATIGLVQTDIKRVLAYSTVSQLGYMFLGCGVGAYTAAVFHVMTHAFFKALLFLAAGSVIHALSGEQDIRKMGGLSKRIPWTYRVFLIGTIAIAGLPPLAGFWSKDEIMAHAFMNHHYLLYTMAAIGALMTSFYMFRLTYLTFYGSSRMDHHAEEHVHESPMVMVAPLMVLAFLSGVGGLALGFPPEHGWLHGFLAPVVGVAEEHEASTGLVFLLMGLAVAIAVIGWGLAHFLYAVSPVTADNWAEKFSGMYRTLLNKYYVDELYDLLFVEPTKRLGMALYWFDRTVIDGVVRAVGRLADWGAAGSTWIEKYIVYAGLNVIGYGNHLAAREGRKMQSGMVHHYAAIIVAGLFLLAVVVQLVVQM
- a CDS encoding molybdopterin-dependent oxidoreductase — protein: MGLKPATNPDVESTTIELSIDGKSVTAKDGVSLYDVISMTGKIIPAMCYHYTFDPFGSCGMCLVMQEGKKAPVRSCTAKAAAGMVIRTEGEDLFLARKKAVEKHLSVHPLDCPVCDADGHCELQDMAFQHGVTNLANAKQKFIPEDTRSPVLDFNMNRCIACAECINVCKDVLMIDALQFMKKGGFNQVVPKGDLALDCEFCGDCLAVCPVGAITNKFSKYLYKPWQMKKTTTTCNYCGDGCQLHLETKDTEVIRVSSPLSWKNKWGDRSETAKGHGGLCVRGRFGFEYLDSQHRLVQPLVREGDQLVEKSWLETMHALVDRFTEIKQKHGADAIAGLATARCTNEELYVFQKLMRTGFGTNQLDSSARYGHMNFVLASKHAIGVGRTSNDWEDLTKAKAIIVIGSNITETNPLTAVRIKEAIRVYKAQVVTLDSAITNMAKLASHPFLIKPGSEGAVIDGLVKASIAYDLVDEAAVSKHPAAFEELKNAVANLTLEDVSAQTGLTVETFKDIASIFAESPRSIILCAEGIVRRTNGYQNILKLMDLAWITGKIGRPGCGVNTVTEEPNEQGAVDMGVAPEFLPGQARFDDPSARDRFSRAWDVSLPSIGSGAHLVEILKKCKSGQIRALYVLGENPLATFPASMEVRAALERLELLVVQDPFLTETAKIADFVLPACTYAEKDGTFTNFEGRVLRIRQAMDPLGESLPDWHIMTALANAMGCRWEYQSANDIQSEIMKLLPGYYNLGQPRKLAPALDQHLSNGYVEEVKSRYRTSQASVERARPFMLIMGQLLMHSGKLSTQASGLIKIAPNTGKLRMNIRDMERLGMQDGTKVRLISDRGSLQLAVQPDPSIAPGTCFFPEHFNEPPVKDLLTVSIDITTGVPSFKQMWVSIEPV
- the nuoI gene encoding NADH-quinone oxidoreductase subunit NuoI; its protein translation is MSVAALTKKLLHAALFYEIWDAMKVTFRHMLHKPMTFQYPREQRTIPDTHRGALSLLRYDDGQERCVGCDLCEVACPSHCIKVISAEDTTRPLQRYASEFYIDITKCVFCGYCVEACPVNALAMTKMYEYSTHDKRSLLFDKKRLYDIGERYLEDGKKYLYAHNQEKDVEQSREYRYYFPQSVQKATQQPPRHLS
- the nuoK gene encoding NADH-quinone oxidoreductase subunit NuoK gives rise to the protein MIPLSAYTAVSAVLFITGLLGVLVRRNFIIVLMSVEMMLNAANINLVAFSHYLESMAGQLVALFVIAIAAGEAAVGLAIIIVVFRGKISTNVDEMNLLKW
- a CDS encoding NADH-quinone oxidoreductase subunit J gives rise to the protein MMLVFFAYFALVSIASGVLTVSLRHPVHCALALLALLLHVSGLFILLNAEFLWAVQVIVYVGAILVLYLFVLMLMNLKTDERYFHSSALYFVGPAVLGAVYVLFLLLQSPFDGAKGTAPASAVLQDGDTYAVGIKMFSDHILQFEIVGIFLLGAIIGAIVLAKTPKPLDPKEERL